A window from Tenacibaculum singaporense encodes these proteins:
- a CDS encoding beta strand repeat-containing protein codes for MKQNKETLKQFFETGDKPTQQQYADLIDSYIDAKQPEGEANRRFVIDETGEVSVASEQQVPEYTLSPISGTNTVDLLKDGVSVSQIDLTLYLDNTNLARLVSGTVDANGLATFVRDDNSTFTVDLSNLKDTVPQYQAGTNITIDTTDPDNPIIKTSDAFVNQVQNIETTLTNKLDVNGNGSQLTNVDAMTIGGKDAADFVDKTSNETITGTKTFNTGTANPNIVSNVSVDGQIGLSMTNTAFSASIYTQNDADGNNIYSLNNLDGEGMVSVNEGTGTGVYSENNSTGIGIYSNNQLTGTGIDSENYGGGIGIRSYNGSSINSGIYSINASEGTGIKSFNQGNGDSIVSDADVTADGYNYVGQSQGTNTFTVDKLGNIDTEGEVYSKGIVVDPLGTTSGIAGSNFTVKKKSTSTSTNASQFIDVDRQASSTPSNTNTNTFGLVARVVNNSTVEDAGVTGSNLVGRNSSSSNFNFAYGTKNTGEASGNGDGNFVVGTTNDSKITGAATIDYLRGISSSTIIDNTGATANYMQGEHNSLVFTNGSVGEASVMYLDIDGGSATVTGDLAYIRAGNDALPTVNGNSYFIKSESTLPSEFAGSISTSKLTSTSINTTPVTFANLPSSPSAGDIATITDAGSVAYRGVASEGGSNIALVMYDGTNWVYH; via the coding sequence ATGAAACAAAACAAAGAAACCTTAAAACAATTTTTTGAAACAGGCGATAAGCCAACACAACAACAATATGCCGATTTAATTGATAGTTATATCGATGCAAAACAACCTGAAGGAGAAGCAAACCGAAGGTTTGTAATTGATGAAACAGGAGAGGTAAGTGTAGCTTCTGAGCAGCAAGTTCCTGAATATACATTATCTCCCATTTCTGGAACTAACACGGTTGATTTATTAAAAGACGGAGTAAGTGTATCACAAATTGACTTAACGCTGTATTTAGACAATACGAATTTAGCACGATTAGTATCAGGAACAGTTGATGCTAATGGGTTAGCGACATTTGTTCGTGATGATAACTCAACTTTTACAGTAGATTTGAGTAACTTAAAAGATACTGTTCCTCAATATCAAGCGGGAACAAATATTACGATTGATACTACAGACCCAGATAATCCTATAATAAAGACCTCAGATGCATTTGTTAATCAGGTTCAAAACATAGAAACTACGTTAACTAATAAATTAGATGTTAACGGTAATGGAAGTCAATTAACAAACGTTGATGCAATGACTATAGGAGGTAAAGATGCAGCAGATTTTGTTGACAAAACATCTAATGAAACAATAACAGGAACTAAAACATTTAATACAGGAACTGCAAATCCAAATATAGTTTCAAATGTTTCAGTTGATGGACAGATAGGTTTGAGTATGACTAATACAGCTTTTTCAGCTAGCATATATACTCAAAATGATGCTGATGGAAATAACATATATTCTTTAAATAATTTGGATGGTGAAGGAATGGTTTCTGTTAATGAAGGCACAGGAACAGGAGTTTATTCAGAAAACAATTCTACAGGGATAGGAATTTATTCTAATAACCAATTAACAGGTACAGGAATAGACTCAGAAAACTATGGAGGAGGAATTGGGATAAGGTCTTACAATGGAAGTTCAATAAATTCAGGTATATATTCTATAAATGCTAGTGAAGGTACAGGTATTAAATCGTTTAATCAAGGTAATGGTGATAGTATTGTTTCTGATGCAGATGTAACAGCGGATGGTTATAATTATGTAGGACAAAGCCAAGGCACAAACACCTTTACTGTAGATAAATTAGGTAATATAGATACAGAAGGAGAAGTTTATAGTAAAGGAATAGTAGTTGATCCATTAGGTACCACTTCAGGAATAGCAGGCTCAAACTTTACCGTTAAAAAGAAATCAACCTCTACTAGTACCAACGCTTCTCAATTTATTGATGTAGATAGACAAGCTTCTTCAACGCCTTCTAATACAAATACTAACACTTTTGGCTTGGTAGCCAGAGTTGTAAATAATTCTACAGTTGAAGATGCAGGGGTTACTGGAAGTAACTTAGTGGGGAGAAATTCTAGCTCTAGCAACTTTAATTTTGCTTATGGAACTAAAAATACAGGAGAAGCTTCAGGTAATGGTGACGGAAATTTTGTTGTTGGTACAACTAATGATAGTAAAATTACAGGTGCTGCAACTATTGATTATCTAAGAGGTATTAGCTCATCAACAATTATAGATAACACTGGTGCTACTGCTAATTATATGCAAGGAGAGCATAATTCATTAGTCTTCACAAACGGTTCAGTAGGGGAAGCAAGCGTAATGTATCTAGATATAGATGGAGGTTCAGCTACAGTAACAGGTGATTTAGCTTATATAAGAGCTGGAAACGATGCTTTACCTACTGTAAATGGAAATTCTTATTTCATCAAATCAGAAAGTACATTACCTTCTGAATTTGCAGGAAGTATAAGTACAAGTAAATTAACTTCTACATCAATAAACACAACACCAGTAACTTTCGCTAATTTACCTTCTTCACCATCTGCAGGAGATATAGCAACGATAACAGATGCAGGTTCAGTAGCGTATAGAGGAGTTGCATCTGAAGGAGGAAGTAACATTGCTTTAGTAATGTACGACGGAACAAATTGGGTATATCATTAA
- a CDS encoding autotransporter outer membrane beta-barrel domain-containing protein, whose amino-acid sequence MKQNKETLKQFFETGDKPTQQQYSDLIDSYIDAKQPEGEANRRFVIDETGEVSVASEQQVPEYTLSPISGTNTVDLLKDGVSVSQIDLTPYLDNTNLARLVSGTVDANGLATFTRDDNSTFTVDLSSLSGGVNGNFVTIDTNQTITGVKTIGSSLYTEYIQSNDSVNAAKNITSGGRIRTGGNALDFTESGNAGSATIEADIVGSTVHTLQGKSGIIAHLNDIPQLQAGSNITIDATDPLQPIINATAGSGGATDLSYDAATRTVASSTGTDAVIPLADATNAGLQKANFYEEGAFTPVLGGGTYTNGSTTGSSYVRIGNLVHLYLQIQNINGTGSTLDLNIGGMPFPASASGYWISSNMTLFNGSNYANPDKLLVDFNVGSGTLRFRELNGSYIENVNFSNGEVRLNITYRTNIYTP is encoded by the coding sequence ATGAAACAAAACAAAGAAACTTTAAAACAATTTTTTGAAACAGGTGACAAGCCTACACAACAACAATATTCCGATTTAATTGATAGTTATATCGATGCAAAACAACCTGAAGGAGAAGCAAACCGAAGGTTTGTAATTGATGAAACAGGAGAGGTAAGTGTAGCTTCTGAGCAGCAAGTTCCTGAATATACCTTATCACCTATTTCAGGAACCAATACCGTTGATTTATTAAAAGACGGAGTAAGTGTATCACAAATTGATTTAACACCATATTTAGACAATACCAACTTAGCACGATTGGTATCAGGAACCGTTGATGCCAATGGGTTGGCAACCTTTACCCGTGATGATAATTCTACTTTTACGGTAGATTTAAGTAGTCTATCAGGAGGAGTCAATGGAAATTTTGTTACGATTGATACTAATCAAACAATAACAGGTGTTAAAACCATTGGGTCAAGTTTATATACAGAATATATTCAAAGTAATGACTCTGTAAATGCGGCAAAAAATATAACTTCAGGAGGAAGGATTAGGACAGGAGGAAATGCCTTAGATTTTACTGAGTCTGGAAATGCAGGTTCAGCCACCATTGAGGCAGATATTGTAGGGAGCACAGTTCATACACTTCAAGGTAAATCTGGTATTATAGCTCATTTAAATGACATCCCACAACTACAAGCAGGTTCAAACATTACGATTGATGCTACAGACCCTCTACAACCTATAATTAATGCGACAGCAGGCAGTGGAGGAGCTACCGATTTATCATATGATGCAGCCACAAGAACGGTAGCTTCTAGCACAGGAACAGATGCAGTAATTCCTCTAGCAGATGCCACTAATGCAGGCTTACAAAAAGCAAATTTTTATGAGGAGGGTGCTTTTACTCCAGTACTTGGAGGAGGCACTTATACTAATGGTAGTACTACTGGCTCATCTTATGTTAGAATAGGTAATTTAGTTCATTTGTATTTGCAAATACAAAATATAAATGGGACAGGAAGTACATTAGATTTAAACATAGGTGGTATGCCTTTCCCTGCATCAGCTTCTGGTTACTGGATTTCTTCAAATATGACTCTTTTTAATGGAAGTAATTATGCAAATCCAGATAAACTATTAGTAGATTTCAATGTAGGTTCTGGAACGCTTAGATTTAGAGAATTAAATGGCTCTTATATTGAGAATGTTAATTTTTCTAATGGAGAAGTTAGGTTGAATATAACTTATAGAACTAATATATACACCCCATAA